In one Winogradskyella sp. MH6 genomic region, the following are encoded:
- a CDS encoding carboxypeptidase-like regulatory domain-containing protein: MKTQTLTQSNTFKTFGFAMVLMMTLFTFNTAFGQTKEVTQERTIKGLVSNEDGPLPGANITLDGTRVGAVTDDEGKFTFPKKLKTGDVLVFSYLGYETQKVSITDKTSFIILELTPDMVEMIGAVDTNKPYKSKRKKN, translated from the coding sequence ATGAAAACACAAACATTAACACAGAGCAACACATTCAAAACTTTTGGTTTTGCAATGGTTTTAATGATGACATTATTTACGTTTAATACCGCTTTCGGTCAAACTAAAGAAGTTACACAAGAGCGTACCATAAAAGGTCTCGTATCTAACGAAGATGGTCCTTTACCTGGTGCTAACATTACATTAGATGGCACCAGAGTTGGCGCTGTAACAGATGATGAAGGTAAATTTACATTTCCGAAGAAATTAAAAACTGGTGATGTATTGGTCTTTAGCTATCTTGGTTACGAAACCCAAAAGGTATCTATAACAGATAAAACAAGCTTTATTATTTTAGAGCTTACACCAGATATGGTAGAAATGATTGGCGCTGTAGACACCAACAAACCTTACAAGTCTAAACGCAAAAAGAATTAA
- a CDS encoding transglutaminase domain-containing protein, translated as MQKTFLLLLLLFLSLCRLNAQIADFDHIDFKKADSIALSLKGESLTNLPELSFKLTNTLNTDVEKFRAIYKWVCDNIANDYNLYLQNDRQRQRFKDDSLKLDTWSTKFRSKLFSRLLKKKRTICTGYAYLVKTLADFANLKCEIVQGFGRVSTTNIETLDLPNHSWNAVKLKSKWYLCDPTWASGIPNPKTNRFYFHYNDGFFLANPKLFAINHFPVDKRWWLLDDDEIPTFDTFLKAPVLYGNAYKNLELHNAPQQMHHTIKPHQKVVFKYELKNNTKPKNVKLGFDNGFSTWKDQPTSISIKDKSLELEHQFNQTGFYDVHLYIDDDLISTYTVDVKK; from the coding sequence TTGCAAAAAACGTTTCTATTACTACTACTGCTTTTTTTAAGTTTATGTAGGCTTAATGCTCAAATCGCAGACTTTGACCATATAGATTTTAAAAAAGCAGATAGTATTGCCTTATCATTAAAAGGTGAAAGCCTTACAAATCTACCTGAACTTTCTTTTAAACTCACCAATACACTAAACACAGATGTAGAAAAGTTTAGAGCCATTTATAAGTGGGTTTGCGACAATATTGCTAACGACTACAATCTTTACCTACAAAACGACCGACAACGACAACGTTTTAAAGATGATAGCTTAAAGCTTGATACCTGGAGTACAAAATTTAGATCTAAGCTTTTTAGCAGGCTGCTTAAGAAAAAACGAACTATTTGCACAGGTTATGCCTATTTGGTAAAAACTTTAGCTGATTTTGCCAATCTAAAATGTGAGATAGTACAAGGTTTTGGTCGTGTAAGTACCACAAATATTGAAACTTTAGATTTACCCAATCACTCATGGAATGCTGTAAAACTTAAGAGCAAATGGTATTTGTGTGATCCTACTTGGGCCAGTGGCATTCCAAACCCTAAGACCAACAGATTCTATTTTCATTATAACGATGGCTTCTTTTTAGCAAACCCAAAGCTGTTTGCCATAAATCATTTTCCTGTTGATAAACGTTGGTGGCTTTTAGATGATGATGAGATTCCTACATTTGATACTTTTTTAAAAGCGCCAGTATTGTATGGTAATGCCTATAAAAATCTAGAGCTGCACAATGCTCCTCAACAAATGCATCATACTATAAAGCCTCATCAAAAAGTGGTATTCAAGTATGAATTAAAAAACAACACAAAGCCAAAAAATGTAAAACTTGGTTTTGACAATGGTTTTAGTACCTGGAAAGACCAACCTACTTCAATTTCTATTAAGGATAAATCTCTAGAGCTGGAACATCAGTTTAACCAAACTGGTTTTTATGATGTGCATCTGTATATCGATGATGATTTAATATCAACTTACACTGTTGACGTTAAAAAATAG
- the epsC gene encoding serine O-acetyltransferase EpsC has translation MDKKLLMVINEQKSAIKVPMILKEESQRFTKLLFKAFFDSDTNTEEAFIVLEPLFISLRDIACPKTKGKPCKRWTDFLTNIPDLYCSLKKDAEAILNNDPAAKSLEEIYMAYPGFFAISIYRMARIFHNLKLPIIPRLMTEYAHQITGIDIHPGATIGSSFFIDHGTGVVIGETTEIHDNVKIYQGVTLGALIVRKQDQFTKRHPTIKNNVTIYANATILGGDTVIGENSIIGGNTWLTTSVPKNSTVIHNHKVEIYSKKTQAK, from the coding sequence ATGGATAAGAAGTTATTAATGGTAATAAATGAGCAGAAATCTGCTATTAAAGTACCTATGATTTTAAAAGAGGAATCTCAACGTTTTACCAAATTACTCTTTAAAGCTTTTTTTGATAGTGACACTAATACCGAAGAGGCATTTATTGTTTTAGAACCTCTGTTTATATCTTTAAGAGATATTGCCTGCCCAAAAACCAAAGGTAAACCTTGCAAACGTTGGACTGACTTTTTAACAAACATTCCAGATTTGTATTGCAGTTTAAAAAAAGATGCTGAAGCTATTCTTAATAACGATCCTGCTGCAAAATCGCTCGAGGAAATCTATATGGCTTATCCTGGTTTTTTTGCTATTTCAATCTATAGAATGGCAAGGATTTTCCACAACTTAAAGCTTCCTATAATTCCTAGGTTAATGACTGAATATGCACATCAAATAACAGGTATAGACATTCATCCTGGAGCAACTATAGGTAGTTCCTTTTTTATAGATCATGGTACAGGTGTTGTAATTGGTGAAACCACAGAAATACACGATAATGTAAAGATATATCAAGGTGTTACATTAGGTGCATTAATCGTAAGGAAACAAGATCAGTTTACGAAACGTCACCCAACAATAAAAAATAATGTAACGATTTACGCTAATGCAACAATCCTTGGTGGAGATACTGTTATTGGCGAAAATAGTATTATTGGTGGCAACACTTGGTTAACAACCTCAGTACCAAAAAACTCCACAGTAATCCACAATCATAAAGTTGAAATTTACTCTAAAAAAACACAGGCTAAATGA
- the cysM gene encoding cysteine synthase CysM produces the protein MNKTLIDRIGNTPLVKSIALNTNPNVSLYFKLEGNNPGGSVKDRAAHNMIKSALEAKRINKSSKLIEATSGNTGIALAMIAAIYGLDIELVMPETATKERVQTMKAYGAKVTLHPDGIEGARDYAIDKVKNEGYFSFNQFENNDNWRAHYKSTGPEIWRDTEGAVTHFVSAMGTTGTIMGTSTYLKEQNKGVEIVGVQPTDDSKIPGIRKWPEAYLPKIFDASKVDRVIEVSQEEAIAMTRRLAKEEGLLAGMSSGGATTAALKLANELESGVIVSIICDRGDRYLSSDLFG, from the coding sequence ATGAACAAGACGTTAATTGATAGAATAGGAAATACTCCTCTTGTAAAATCGATAGCTTTAAACACTAATCCTAATGTGAGTCTTTATTTTAAGCTAGAAGGTAATAATCCTGGTGGCAGTGTTAAAGATAGAGCTGCCCACAACATGATTAAAAGTGCCTTGGAAGCTAAGCGAATAAACAAATCTTCAAAATTAATTGAAGCCACAAGTGGAAATACTGGTATTGCCCTTGCTATGATTGCTGCTATCTACGGATTAGATATAGAACTTGTTATGCCAGAGACAGCAACAAAGGAACGTGTGCAAACTATGAAAGCTTATGGCGCTAAAGTAACTCTACATCCTGATGGTATAGAAGGCGCTCGTGATTATGCCATAGACAAGGTTAAAAACGAAGGCTACTTTTCATTTAATCAGTTTGAAAATAATGATAATTGGAGGGCGCATTATAAATCTACTGGTCCAGAAATTTGGAGAGATACTGAAGGTGCTGTGACGCATTTTGTTTCTGCCATGGGAACCACTGGTACAATTATGGGCACTTCAACATATTTAAAGGAACAAAACAAAGGTGTTGAGATTGTTGGTGTGCAACCTACAGACGACTCTAAAATACCTGGTATTAGAAAATGGCCAGAAGCTTATTTACCTAAAATTTTTGATGCTTCTAAAGTAGATCGTGTTATAGAAGTTAGCCAAGAAGAAGCTATTGCTATGACTCGTAGACTGGCAAAAGAAGAAGGTCTTTTAGCTGGTATGAGTAGCGGAGGTGCTACAACTGCCGCTTTAAAACTTGCTAACGAGTTAGAAAGCGGTGTTATAGTTAGTATTATCTGTGATCGTGGAGATCGGTATTTGTCTTCAGAT